Sequence from the Fusobacterium periodonticum 1_1_41FAA genome:
TTAACAAGAAAAATTCTAGCGATCGTATTTTTATTTATAAATTTACTTACAACCCAATTTTATCAAAATTAGGAGTATACATTGATGAAGATTTTATCTGGCAAAGTCTAGTTGAATTTTTATCTAATAAGAGAAGTGAAAAAGAAATTTCCCCTGAAGTTTCTAATGAAAATAAAATACTTAGTAAAGGTTTTGATTTAAAGACTTCATTTAGACCTAATATGAAGAAGAAGCATAAGGGGGATATATGAAGATAATTAGTAAATTTAAAGATTTTTATGACTATAAAGTTGTAAAATATGGAGTAGATGAAAAATTAGTTTATACTAGAAAAACTTATTGTGAGTACTTCGAAAGTCTTGTTATAGATGTTTATACAGCTTCAGATGATAGAATTTCAGAAGAAAATTTTAATAAAAATTTAAAAGAGAACTTTGAATATTTTAGGGGAATTAATTTTCATAAAATACTTATTCTTGGAGAGAAATTAATACATTTATTTTTTACTGAAAATGGTGTATATACTCATTTTGATGCAAAGAAACTTGATGTTTCAAAAGGAACATATCAAAGTTACTGTTCAAAAGAAATTACTTTTAATGATGGAAGAAATTTTGAGATTACCACAGATTTTGGATGGGATAAACTATTTTCTTATGATAGAAAAAAATTGTTTCCTTCTATGAGAATAGATAAAAGTGATATTATTTTTAATGAACCTATGATTTTAATTGAATATTTTGGTAAGTCTTATAATAAAAATTTAAAATATCACCGTCCTCTGTATAAATTTACTTACAACCCAAATTTATCTCAAATGGGAGTATACATTGATGCAGATTTTGTCTGGCAAAGTCTAGTTGAATTTTTATCTAATAAGAGAAGTGAAAAAGAAATTTCCCCTGAAGTTTCCAATGAAAATAAAATACTTAGTAAAGGTTTTGATTTAAAGACTTCATTTAGACCTAATATGAAGAAGAAGCATAAGGGGGATATATGAAGATAATTAGTAAATTTAGAGATTTTTATGATTACAAAGTTGTAAAATATGGAATGGATGAGAAATTAGTTTATACTAGAGTTACTAAAAATTTTAGAAATTCTCCTAGATTATTTTCTATAAATAAGACGCAACCAGATTATAATAACAAAATTCTCTTTGTGGGCGATAAAATTGTACTTATATTTAAAACTGAGGAAAAATTATATACTCAATTTGATTTAAAAGATATAGAATTATTGAAAGCTAAAAATTCTAATGTAAGAGTAAAGAACTTTTCTTATTATATGAAAGATTCTGAAATAACTTTTTTAGATGGAAATACTATTTTTGTTAATTCATTTATTAATATAGATTTATATGATTTGTTAAAAATGAATAGAAGAACTTTTTATAATTTTTTTATAAAAAATAAAAAAGACTTTTTCGATATGGATGAAGAAAATAATTTTTTTAATGAACCTATAGTTTTAATAGAATTTTTAGAAAATGTTACAGACCACGATAACAGAAGATCTACATCAGTTTATAAAAAAACTTATAATCCAAATCTATCACAGCTAGGAATATATTTTGATGAAGATTTCATCTGGCAAAGTCTAGTTGAATTTTTATCTAATAAGAGAAGTGAAAAAGAAATTTCCCCTGAAGTTTCTAATGAAAATAAAATATTAAGTAAAGGTTTTGATTTAAAAACTTCATTTAGACCTAATATGAAGAAGAAGCATAAGGGGGATATATGAAGATAATTAGTAAATTTAGAGATTTTTATGATTATAAAGTTGCAAAGTATGGAGTAGATGAAAAATTAGTTTATATCAGAAAAACTTATTGTGAATATTTTCAAGTTTTAATTGGGAATATAAGTAATATAAATATAGATTATAGAATATCAGAAGATGATTTTAATAAAAATTTAAAAGATGACATAAACCCTATAGATGAAAAAAATATTCATAAAATACTTTTTATTGGAGAAAAATTAATACATTTATTTTTCACTGAAAATGGTGTATATACTCATTTTGATATAAAAAATGAAAATGATTTGAGAAAGTTGAATGACTTTCAATATAAAAAAGAAATTACTTTTAAAGATGGGAAGAAGTTTAATATCTTCAGTAAATTTGGAAATGATTGGGACAATTTATTATCTTTTAATCGAAAAAAATTAATCACTTATGACATAGATAAAGATGATATTATTTTAAATGAACCTATGCTTTTAATAGAGCTTATTGGTAAATCTAAAAGTAGTAGATATCTTTATATTTATAAATTTACTTACAACCCAAATTTATCACAGATGGGAGTATATATTGATGCAGATTTTATATGGCAGAGTCTAGTTGAATTCTTATCTAATAAAAGAAGTGAAAAAGAAATTTCCCCTGAAGTTTCTAATGATAATAAAATACTTAGTAAAGGTTTTGATTTAAAAACTTCGTTTAGACCTAATATGAAAAAGAAAAAATAATAGAGAGAGATTAAAATGGAAGAAAAAGAATTAAAAAATGGTTATACAACTGGAACATGTGCAACAGCAGCTGTAAAAGTTGCTTTGGAAGCACTTGTCTATGGTAAAAAAGCCACTGAAGTTGATATAACTACATTGAATTACACAAATTTAAAAATACCAGTTCAAAAATTAAGAGTTAGAAATAATTTTGCAAGTTGTGCCATACAAAAATATGCAGGTGATGACCCTGATGTTACTAATGGAATAAGTATTTGTGCTAAGGTACAATTAGTAAAAGAACTTCCAAAAGTTGATAGAGGAGCCTATTATGATAACTGTGTAATTATTGGTGGTAGAGGAGTTGGACTTGTAACAAAAAAAGGTTTACAAATAGCTATTGGAAAATCAGCTATCAATCCTGGGCCACAAAAGATGATAACAACTGTTGTAAATGAAATTCTAAGTGGCATTGATGAAAAGGCTATAATAACAATCTATATTCCTGAAGGTAGAGCCAAGGCATTAAAGACATATAATCCTAAAATGGGAGTTATAGGTGGAATATCAGTTCTAGGTACAACTGGAATAGTTAAGGCTATGAGTGAAGATGCCTTAAAAAAATCTATGTTTGCTGAACTTAAAGTTATGAGAGAAGATAAAAATAGAGATTGGGTTATCTTTGCCTTTGGTAACTATGGAGAAAGACATTGTGAAAAAATTGGACTAGATACAGAGCAGATGATTATTATAAGTAACTTTGTTGGTTTTATGATAGAAGCTGCTGTGAAGTTAGAGTTTAAGAAAATAATAATGTTAGGACATATTGCAAAAGCAATTAAAGTTGCAGGGGGTATTTTTAACACTCATAGTAGGGTGGCAGATGGCAGAATGGAAACTATGGCCTCTTGTGCTTTCCTTGTTGATGAAAAACCTGAGATAATCAGAAAAATTTTATTTTCAAATACTATTGAAGAAGCCTGTGACTATATTGAAAATAATGAAATTTATCATTTAATTGCAAATAGAGTTGCCTTTAAAATGCAAGAATATGCAAGAGCTGATATAGAGGTATCGGCTGCAATATTCTCATTCAAAGGAGAGACTATTGGAGAAAGTGATAACTATCAAAGAATGGTTGGTGAATGTGGTGCAATCAAATAAAATAAATGTGGTTGGTTTAGGACCTGGGAATATAAAATATCTTTCTACTTCTGGAATTGAATGTATAAAAGAAGCAGAAATTATAGTTGGTAGCACAAGACAACTTTCAGATTTAAAAGCTATTATTTCTGAGAAACAAGAAATATATATTTTAGGAAAATTAGCTGAGCTTATAGCTTATTTAAAAGAAAATATAGAAAGAAAAATAACAATTATAGTTTCAGGAGATACAGGTTACTATAGCTTAGTTCCTTATCTATCAAAGAATTTATCTAAAGATATTTTAAATATCATTCCTAATATCTCATCTTATCAATACCTATTTTCAAAATTAGGTGAAAATTGGCAAAATTTTAGATTAGCAAGTGTACATGGTAGAGAATTTGACTATGTTAAAAATATAGATGATAAGGATATTGCTGGTTTAGTTTTACTTACAGATGATATTCAAAATCCTTATGAAGTTTCTAAAAATCTATATAATAATGGAATTAGAAATTTAACTGTTATAGTTGGAGAAAATTTATCTTATGATAATGAAAAAATAACTATTTTAGAAATTGAGGATTATGAAAAATTAAATAGAAAATTTGATATGAATGTTCTAGTTTTAAAAAAGGGAGAAAACTATGGAAAATAAGCTAAAAATTATATTTTTGGATAGAAATACAGTAGGTCCTTTTGAATTAAAAGAAATATTCTCAAAATATGGAGAATATACAGAGTTTAATCTTACAAATGATGATGTCGCTAGTTACTTAAAAGATTATGATGTTGTTATTCTAAATAGAATTAGACTAGGTAAAAAAGAATTTGAAAAAGCAAAACATTTAAAACTAGTTCTATTAACTGGAACAGGCTTTAACCATATAGATTTAGTTGCTGCAAAAGAACATGGAGTATCTATTGCCAATGTTGCTGGCTATTCAACTAATTCAGTATCTCAATTGACTATGACATTTCTATTAAATGAATTAACTAAAGTAGAAAAATTAAGTCAAAAAGTAAAAGAAAATAAATGGAATGAACTTTCTATCAATATGGATAATTACTATCATGTAGATACTGAAGATAAGATTTTAGGTATCTTAGGTTATGGAAATATTGGACAAAAAGTAGCAGAATATGCTAAAAGTTTTGGAATGAAAGTTATGGTTGCTAAAATTCCTGGAAGAAAGTATACAGATAATTCAGATAATAGATATGATTTAGATGAAGTCTTAGAAAAATGTGATGTATTCTCTATTCATGCACCATTGACTGATTTAACAAAAGATTTAATAAATTTGGATAGAATGAAAAAAATGAAGAAATCAGCAATAATTTTAAATCTAGGAAGAGGCCCTATAATAAATGAAGAAGATTTATACTATGCTTTGAAGAATAATATAATTGCCTCAGCTGCAACTGATGTTATGACAACAGAGCCTCCTAAAAATGATTGTAAATTACTTGAACTAGATAATTTTACAGTGACACCTCACTTGGCTTGGAAATCACAAAAAAGTTTAGAAAGACTTTTTGCAGCGATAGAAAATAATCTTAATTTATTTTTAGAAAATAAATTAATAGGTGTAGAAAGTAAATAGTTTTTAATAAAGAAAGGATAAATATGCACATATATGATAAAGAGTTTACTCAAACTGAGTTACCTATGACAAAACAAGAAATAAGAGCAATTTCTATTGCTAAACTTATGTTAAAACCAAATTCAATTTTAATAGATGTTGGAGCAGGAACTGGAACAATAGGAATAGAAGCAGCAACTTATATGCCACAAGGAAAAGTCTATGCAATAGAAAAGGAAGAAAAAGGTTTAGATACTATAAAGCTAAATGCTGAAAAATTTAATCTTGATAACTTTGAATTAATTCATGGTAAAGCACCTGATGCCATTCCAAATATTGCTTATGACAGAATGTTTATCGGTGGTTCAACTGGTGGATTGGAAGAAATTATAAATCACTTTTTAACTTATGCAAAAGATGAAGCCATACTAGTTATCAATTGTATTACTCTTGAAACTCAATCTAAATCTTTAGAAATACTAAAAGAAAAAGGTTTTAAAGATATCGAAGTTATAACAGTTACTGTCGGTAGAGCAAAAAGAGTGGGACCTTATACTATGATGTTTGGTGAAAACCCTATTTGTATAATTAAGGTTATCAAAAGAAATAAGTAAAACTTGTTGATTTTTTAGAATTATATTTAATATTTTATGGATTATATTCCTAAAAAATATAAAAATAAAAAGTTTTAGGATTATATTCCTTAAAATTTGATTTTTTGTAAAAAAGATTATATAATTTTAGAAAAGAAATGAGGTGTTAGTATGATAAGAATAGATAGAGAAGAATATTTAGATTTTTTAATAAAATCAAAAGATAAACAGATAATAAAAGTTGTATCTGGTGTAAGAAGATGTGGAAAATCTACTCTTTTTGAAATATACAAAGATTATTTACTTAAAAATAAAGTTGAAAAAAAACAAATTATATCTATCAATTTTGAAGATATGGATTATGAAGAACTCACTGATTATAAAAAACTTTATAAATACATAAAATCTAAAATGATTGATAATAAAAAAAATTATATCTTTTTAGATGAAATTCAACATGTGGATAAATTTGAAAAAGTTGTAGATAGCCTTTTTATAAAAGATAATGTTGATTTATATATAACAGGTTCTAATGCTTATTTTATGTCAAGTGAACTTGCAACTCTTTTAAGTGGACGTTATATTGAATTAAAAATGCTTCCTTTATCTTTTAAAGAATATTATCAAGCTAAATTAAAATATGAAGAACTAGAAAAGAAAGAAACAAAAATATTAAAAACTCTTATACAATATTATAATGAATATATAGTAAATAGTTCTTTTCCTTATACTTTACAATTAAAAAATAATTTAAAAAATATATATGAATATTTAAGTGGAATATATAACTCTGTTCTTTTAAAAGATATCGTAGCAAGGTTGAAAATTTCTGATGTTATGAGACTTGAAAGTGTTGTTAAATATATATTTGATAATATTGGTAATCTGACTTCAATATCAAAAATTGCAAATACTCTAACTTCAATGGGAAGAAAAACTGATACTAAAACTGTTGAAAAGTATGTAAAAGGACTTGTTGATGGACTACTTATATATGAAGTTAATAGATACAATATAAAAGGTAAAGAATTTTTATCAACATTATCAAAATATTATGTTTCAGACTTAGGGCTTAGACAAATGAT
This genomic interval carries:
- the cbiT gene encoding precorrin-6Y C5,15-methyltransferase (decarboxylating) subunit CbiT, which produces MHIYDKEFTQTELPMTKQEIRAISIAKLMLKPNSILIDVGAGTGTIGIEAATYMPQGKVYAIEKEEKGLDTIKLNAEKFNLDNFELIHGKAPDAIPNIAYDRMFIGGSTGGLEEIINHFLTYAKDEAILVINCITLETQSKSLEILKEKGFKDIEVITVTVGRAKRVGPYTMMFGENPICIIKVIKRNK
- a CDS encoding NAD(P)-dependent oxidoreductase — translated: MENKLKIIFLDRNTVGPFELKEIFSKYGEYTEFNLTNDDVASYLKDYDVVILNRIRLGKKEFEKAKHLKLVLLTGTGFNHIDLVAAKEHGVSIANVAGYSTNSVSQLTMTFLLNELTKVEKLSQKVKENKWNELSINMDNYYHVDTEDKILGILGYGNIGQKVAEYAKSFGMKVMVAKIPGRKYTDNSDNRYDLDEVLEKCDVFSIHAPLTDLTKDLINLDRMKKMKKSAIILNLGRGPIINEEDLYYALKNNIIASAATDVMTTEPPKNDCKLLELDNFTVTPHLAWKSQKSLERLFAAIENNLNLFLENKLIGVESK
- the cbiD gene encoding cobalt-precorrin-5B (C(1))-methyltransferase CbiD, with product MEEKELKNGYTTGTCATAAVKVALEALVYGKKATEVDITTLNYTNLKIPVQKLRVRNNFASCAIQKYAGDDPDVTNGISICAKVQLVKELPKVDRGAYYDNCVIIGGRGVGLVTKKGLQIAIGKSAINPGPQKMITTVVNEILSGIDEKAIITIYIPEGRAKALKTYNPKMGVIGGISVLGTTGIVKAMSEDALKKSMFAELKVMREDKNRDWVIFAFGNYGERHCEKIGLDTEQMIIISNFVGFMIEAAVKLEFKKIIMLGHIAKAIKVAGGIFNTHSRVADGRMETMASCAFLVDEKPEIIRKILFSNTIEEACDYIENNEIYHLIANRVAFKMQEYARADIEVSAAIFSFKGETIGESDNYQRMVGECGAIK
- a CDS encoding ATP-binding protein, whose translation is MIRIDREEYLDFLIKSKDKQIIKVVSGVRRCGKSTLFEIYKDYLLKNKVEKKQIISINFEDMDYEELTDYKKLYKYIKSKMIDNKKNYIFLDEIQHVDKFEKVVDSLFIKDNVDLYITGSNAYFMSSELATLLSGRYIELKMLPLSFKEYYQAKLKYEELEKKETKILKTLIQYYNEYIVNSSFPYTLQLKNNLKNIYEYLSGIYNSVLLKDIVARLKISDVMRLESVVKYIFDNIGNLTSISKIANTLTSMGRKTDTKTVEKYVKGLVDGLLIYEVNRYNIKGKEFLSTLSKYYVSDLGLRQMILGNRNIDMRHILENIIYLELLRRKANVYIGQFDKNEIDFVVINSNEVEYYQVALTILDENTLKRELAAFKNIKDNYPKYLITLDNVLPNTDYEGIKIINALEWLLGE
- the cbiE gene encoding precorrin-6y C5,15-methyltransferase (decarboxylating) subunit CbiE, which translates into the protein MITIKEWLVNVVQSNKINVVGLGPGNIKYLSTSGIECIKEAEIIVGSTRQLSDLKAIISEKQEIYILGKLAELIAYLKENIERKITIIVSGDTGYYSLVPYLSKNLSKDILNIIPNISSYQYLFSKLGENWQNFRLASVHGREFDYVKNIDDKDIAGLVLLTDDIQNPYEVSKNLYNNGIRNLTVIVGENLSYDNEKITILEIEDYEKLNRKFDMNVLVLKKGENYGK